In Rhododendron vialii isolate Sample 1 chromosome 9a, ASM3025357v1, the following are encoded in one genomic region:
- the LOC131299732 gene encoding uncharacterized protein LOC131299732, whose amino-acid sequence MSSDNDFDSFSSSSSLSSSSDDGGVKSIYRGAAIAAIIYERQRQKKDLVRMKLGLSSLQKVTAALRMLAYGMAADQCDEYLKIGESTRVSRHGWKFGLHVLEVEKLVGSLDCMYWKWKNCPTGWHDSHMNGKIGAPTLILEAVATHNLWIWHCFFGMAGEAPTCNFVINGHPYTMGYYLFDGIYPKWATLIQTIKHPVNAKQKLFAEAQEAVKKDVERAFGVLQA is encoded by the exons ATGTCTTCCGACAATGACTTTGATtcattctcctcctcctcctccttgtcCTCCTCTTCTGATGATGGTGGGGTGAAATCAATATACCGAGGTGCTGCTATTGCAGCAATTATATATGAGAGGCAGAGACAGAAAAAAGACCTTGTCCGGATG AAGTTGGGTCTATCTTCTCTCCAAAAGGTCACAGCCGCACTCAGGATGTTGGCATATGGAATGGCAGCTGATCAATGTGACGAGTACCTCAAAATAGGAGAGAGCACT AGGGTTTCCAGGCATGGTTGGAAGTTTGGATTGCATGTACTGGAAGTGGAAAAACTGGTTGGAAGTTTGGATTGCATGTACTGGAAGTGGAAAAACTGCCCAACTGGATGGCACGACAGTCATATGAATGGAAAAATTGGAGCCCCCACACTCATCTTAGAGGCTGTTGCGACACACAACCTTTGGATATGGCATTGTTTCTTTGGGATGGCAG GTGAAGCTCCAACATGTAATTTTGTTATAAATGGGCATCCATACACAATGGGTTACTACCTCTTTGATGGCATATATCCAAAGTGGGCAACACTAATTCAGACAATCAAGCATCCAGTCAATGCAAAACAGAAGCTTTTTGCTGAAGCACAAGAGGCGGTAAAAAAGGATGTAGAGCGGGCATTTGGGGTTTTGCAAGCTTGA